GATCGGCAACGTCGAGGCCGTCATGGACGGAGACCTCGAGCCCTTCATCAAGGCCTATCTGCTGGGCAGCGTGCGGGCCGCCCAGCTATGAGCCAGCGCCACGAGAAGCTCGAGAGCTTGCGCAAGCGAGGGATCGACCCCTTCGGGGAGCGGTTCGTCGTGACGCATCAGGCCCAGCAACTGCACGAGCAGTTCGCCTCGGCCAAGGACGAAGAGCTGAAAGCCGCCGGTTCGGTCAGCGTGGCCGGACGCGTCATGGCCCTGCGCCACCATGGCAAGACCTGCTTCGCGCATCTTCAAGACTCCAGCGGGCGCATCCAGCTCTACGCGCGGGCCGATCAGCTCGGCGAGGCCTACTCGCTGTTCACGGATCTCGACCTGGGCGACTTCATCGGCGTCACCGGCGAGCCCTTCCGCACCCGTACGGGCGAGCTCACGGTCGCCGTCGGACGCCTGCAGTTCCTGACCAAGGCCTTGCGCCCGCTGCCCGAGAAATGGCATGGCCTGCGCGACGTCGAGACACGCTACCGGCGTCGCTACGTCGACCTCATCGTCAACCGCGACGTCCGCCGGATCTTCGTGCTCCGCTCGCGCATCATCAAGGCGTTGCGCGACTTTTTCGACGCCCGGGGGTTCATCGAGGTCGAGACGCCGATGATGCAACCCATTCCGGGTGGTGCCATCGCGCGACCGTTCAAGACGCACCACAACGCCCTGGACATGGATCTCTACCTCCGCATCGCTCCCGAGCTCTACCTCAAGCGGCTCATCGTGGCCGGGTTCGAGCGCGTGTACGAGATCAACCGAAACTTTCGGAACGAGGGTGTCTCCACCCAGCACAACCCCGAGTTCACGATGCTGGAGTTCTATCAGGCCTATGCCGATTACCAGGATCTGATGCGGCTCACCGAGGAGATGTTCGTGGCTCTCACCCAGGCCGTAGGGGAAGGACCGACGCTCCGGTGGGGAGAGCACGAGATCGACCTCCGGCCGCCGTGGCGGCGCCTGGGGTTCTTCGCGGGGCTGTCCCAGGCGCTGGGAATGGACGTGAGCACCGAGACGGACCCGGCCCGGGTGGCCCAAGCGGCGGCGGCCCGCGGCATCACCGTCGACGCTGCGCCGGCGCCCTGGCGGCTGTGGAAAGAGGTCTTCGAGACGCTCGTGGAGCCTTCCCTCGTCCAGCCGACCTTCGTCATGGACTTTCCTGTCGAGCTCTCGCCCCTGGCCAAGAAAAAGCGGGACAACTCCCGCCTGGTGGATCGCTTCGAGCTTTTCATCGGCCAGCGGGAGATGGCCAACGCCTACAGCGAGTTGAACGATCCCATCGACCAGATGTCGCGGTTCCGCGAGCAGGCCTCGCTCCTGGCCCGCGGCGACGAGGAGGCCCACTGGCTGGACGAGGACTACGTTCGCGCCCTCGAGTACGGCATGCCGCCCACGGCCGGCGAGGGCATCGGTATCGACCGGCTGGTGATGCTCTTCGCCAACCAGCCCTCCATCCGCGAGGTGGTCCTGTTCCCGCATCTGCGCCCCGAGGCCGGGCGACCCGCCGATGAGGACGAGGCGTGAGCCGCGGCCTGCCCTTCGAGCTGTTCCTCGGCCTGCGTTATCTCCGCTCGGCCGGACAACGCGCCAACCTCTCACTGTTCGTGTGGATCGGGGTCGGTGGTGTCTTCCTGGGTGTCGCCGCCCTCATCCTGGTGCTGGCCGTGATGACCGGCTTCCAGGACTCGATTCGCGACAAGATCATCGAGGCCAATCCCCACCTGCTCATCTTTCAGGCCGGCACTCCGGGCCTGGAGGACGCCGCCGCCGTCGCCGAGCGGGTGCGCACCGTCCCGGGAGTACGCGCGGCGACGCCCTTCGTCCTGCAGCAAGCCCTCTTCACCACCAGCGGTGGGAGCGCCCATGGCGGCCTGATCCGCGGCGTGGACCTCACGAATCCCGTCGCCCTCGCCGACCTGCGCACCCACCTGCGCAGCGGGAGCGTCGAGCCGTTGCAGGCGGGGGAGGGCGCGCTGGTGCTGGGCGGTGAGATGGCCCGGGTGCTCGGGGTGATCACCGGCGATCCCGTCACCGTGATCTCCCCCAAGGGCGCGCTGACCGCGGTCGGCCTCGTGCCGAAGATGCGGCGCTATACGGTGGCCGGCATCGTGGAACTGGGGATGCACGAGTACGATGCGACGCTGGCCTTCATGAGCCTGCCCCGGGCCCAGGAGTTTGCCGGCCTGGGCACGGCGGTCAGCGGGATCGACGTGAAGCTCCACGATCCCTTCGACGCCAAGCGGGTGGGCGCGCTGATCGCCGCCCGGCTCGGGTTGCCCTACTGGATCCGCGACTGGATGGACATGAACCGCAACCTGTTCGCGGCCCTGCAGCTGGAGAAGCTCGCCCTGTTCGTCATCGTGACGATCATCGTCCTGGTGGCCGCCTTCGCCATCATCGGCCACCTCGTGCTGCTGGTCGCCGACAAGCGCAAGGAGATCGGCATCCTCAAGGCCATCGGGGCCTCGGGGTCCATGATCACGGCGGTGTTCCTGGCCGTGGGGATGAGCATCGGCCTGGTGGGAACGGTGGCCGGGGCCGCGGTGGGACTGGCGCTCATCTGGGTGCAGAACACGTACAAGATCATCCGGTTGGCCGGCGACGTGTACCAGATCGACTATCTGCTCATGAAGCTGACCTGGCCGGACTTCCTCCTGGTAGTGGGAGCCACGCTGATCCTCTCGTTCCTGGCCACCATCCTGCCGGCGCGGCGCGCCGGCGCCCTGGCCCCCGTCGATGTGCTGCGCTACGAGTAGGCGCGGGCCCCGGGACGCCGCACCACTTCGAGTTCAACAAATCCGGAATACGAACGCAACCACGCCGCACCTGAAGCAGGCCACCCTCGGCCTGAGCCGGCCACGCGGCCCCCGCCACAACAAATCATGAGTGACGCGGGCGCGGCTCTGCTGGTGGGTGAAGACCTGGAGAAGGATTACCGCACCGGCCCCGAGCTGGTGCGGGTGCTGCGCGGCGCCAGCCTGCAGGTCGCTCGGGGCGAAGTGGTGGCGCTGGTCGGCGCGTCGGGCGTGGGCAAATCGACGCTCCTGCACCTGCTGGGCGGCTTGGATCGGCCGTCGGCTGGCCGTGTCCTCTTCGACGGAGCGGACGTCTTCGCTCAGGGCGAAGTCGGCTTGGTCCGCTTCCGACGCCACCAGGTGGGCTTCGTCTTTCAGTTCTACAACCTGCTCGGCGACATGACGGCCCTGGAGAACGCCATGGTGCCGGCTCTGCTGGCCCGCCGCTCCTGGAGCGAGGCCCGGCAACGAGCCGCCGATGCCCTGGCCGAGGTCGGGCTCACCGACCGCCTGCGCCACCGGCCGGGCGAGCTCAGTGGCGGTGAGCAGCAGCGTGTGGCCATCGCGCGCGCGCTCGTGCCGGAGCCGAGGATCATCCTGGCCGACGAGCCGACCGGCAACCTGGATCCCAAGACGAGCGAGGTCATCTTCGACCTGTTCCTCAGGCTACAGGCCGAGCGTGGAATCGCCTTCCTGATCGCCACGCACAACCCCGAGCTCGCGCGCCGAGCCGACCGGGCTTATCGTCTGGTGGAGGGGCGCGCCCGCGAGGTGCGCCCGGGGGAGTGAGCCGGGACGCGGGTGCGCCGACTTTGACGCACACTTTCACAGGCTTAGACGGATTTTGGAGAAAAACCGTGGCGGCCCTTGCCAGCGTGAGCTATACTGAGGTCAACTAGGCGTCGACGCAGGCAAATTTGGGCGACCACCGGCCATAGAAAGGGGTAAAGGACTCCAGTGTTCGAACGATTCACCGA
The DNA window shown above is from Candidatus Methylomirabilota bacterium and carries:
- the lysS gene encoding lysine--tRNA ligase, with product MSQRHEKLESLRKRGIDPFGERFVVTHQAQQLHEQFASAKDEELKAAGSVSVAGRVMALRHHGKTCFAHLQDSSGRIQLYARADQLGEAYSLFTDLDLGDFIGVTGEPFRTRTGELTVAVGRLQFLTKALRPLPEKWHGLRDVETRYRRRYVDLIVNRDVRRIFVLRSRIIKALRDFFDARGFIEVETPMMQPIPGGAIARPFKTHHNALDMDLYLRIAPELYLKRLIVAGFERVYEINRNFRNEGVSTQHNPEFTMLEFYQAYADYQDLMRLTEEMFVALTQAVGEGPTLRWGEHEIDLRPPWRRLGFFAGLSQALGMDVSTETDPARVAQAAAARGITVDAAPAPWRLWKEVFETLVEPSLVQPTFVMDFPVELSPLAKKKRDNSRLVDRFELFIGQREMANAYSELNDPIDQMSRFREQASLLARGDEEAHWLDEDYVRALEYGMPPTAGEGIGIDRLVMLFANQPSIREVVLFPHLRPEAGRPADEDEA
- a CDS encoding ABC transporter permease — its product is MSRGLPFELFLGLRYLRSAGQRANLSLFVWIGVGGVFLGVAALILVLAVMTGFQDSIRDKIIEANPHLLIFQAGTPGLEDAAAVAERVRTVPGVRAATPFVLQQALFTTSGGSAHGGLIRGVDLTNPVALADLRTHLRSGSVEPLQAGEGALVLGGEMARVLGVITGDPVTVISPKGALTAVGLVPKMRRYTVAGIVELGMHEYDATLAFMSLPRAQEFAGLGTAVSGIDVKLHDPFDAKRVGALIAARLGLPYWIRDWMDMNRNLFAALQLEKLALFVIVTIIVLVAAFAIIGHLVLLVADKRKEIGILKAIGASGSMITAVFLAVGMSIGLVGTVAGAAVGLALIWVQNTYKIIRLAGDVYQIDYLLMKLTWPDFLLVVGATLILSFLATILPARRAGALAPVDVLRYE
- a CDS encoding ABC transporter ATP-binding protein, encoding MSDAGAALLVGEDLEKDYRTGPELVRVLRGASLQVARGEVVALVGASGVGKSTLLHLLGGLDRPSAGRVLFDGADVFAQGEVGLVRFRRHQVGFVFQFYNLLGDMTALENAMVPALLARRSWSEARQRAADALAEVGLTDRLRHRPGELSGGEQQRVAIARALVPEPRIILADEPTGNLDPKTSEVIFDLFLRLQAERGIAFLIATHNPELARRADRAYRLVEGRAREVRPGE